The stretch of DNA ccctccccaacacccaacATAgcgccccaccccatccccaacaccccccaacatagcgtccccaccccatccccaacggCCAACataccacccatcccccccccccccatcctacctccccACACGGAGAGCATAACACCTGGGAGGATGACTGGCGCTCGACGGAAGTATTACGTCATGTGTTCGTTGTGGTGGTGAAACACGCGGGTAGTTAGCATCATGtgggccgcccccccccctccccctccccctccccccttccccttccccttccccttccctccgctagCTCTTCCTCCCCGGTTTAtccctactctcttctctccgttcGTTGCtccgtctttctgtgtgtctcttcttctctttctgtctcttgtctttctttttcactgtatatgtctatctatctatctatctatctctccttgcctcccttcctctctccctcccccatcccctccacttccctctcacctcccttcccctaaacaccaacctctccccattcccccccccaccttcctcctcccccacagaatccttccatttctccctccctcttccatttctgcttccctccctccctccctccctccctccctccttcctctacatccgccccccttcctccctcccttgcaagCAGGATGTGAGAGTGCGTTACGCCggcggggatgaggaggagagggaagaaggggagagaagcatGCATAGGTGCGAGTATCCACAGATCgggtgttgggagagagagagagagacagagagagagagagagagagagagagagagagagagagagagagagagagagagagagagagagagagagagagagagagagagtgtcaaatTAAATCAAATCATATTTATTTCCATCAAATacgatgtatgttttttttctgaacacAATATAgaatatagagaaggagagagagagagagagagacagagagagagagagagagagagagagagagagagagagagagagagagagagagagagagagagagagagagcgcatgcagggaggggagagggggagaggggatccgAAGGGGTCTTGCAGGCGTGACAACAAGCTGGCACTGTGCCAGTTACCTACCCGCCAGaccgactccccccctccctttccccacttccgccccccccccacctcccgtaTTGGCACTCGACCAAAGTGTCAAAACTCTTTAGTCCAAAAGGGGGACACCTTAGTAACTGTGTACCCTCGGCGGACCCTCATGCGAAATTAATATTTCCCCTCAAACCGGCGTCCCGGTCGGCGGCCTATAcggaggcaagggggagagggtgagtggggcgaggagggggggagggaacttCTCAGACTTTCCCCTCCCCCGCACTTGGCGTGACCCAAGTTTCCCCTCAGCTGACAGACACCCTTCTGCCTCCTGACTTGCCTCTCGACGTAAGGTCAGGCACATCCTCGGTCTCATATTTCTGGATGTTTCTTGGTTTACcgctgaccctcccccccccacccgccccccctctctcccccccttcgaaGTCTAACAACgccatcctcattcccctctgtGGCTGTTATTTCCCCTCAGGTCGTCTACGTatgcccatcctcctccccttcttttggGGGGTGTCGGGTAGGGTGAGATGAGtcgggtgaggggagtgggggggcggCGAGGGTATGGGGATGGGGGTAGCGACGCGACACTTAACAATGGGGAGGAAATTGCGGGAAATCTCGTGCGACACGAAGAAGCgaatgttggggagggggggaaggaggagaggagggtggggaaaggagtcGTCATTGCCAGGTTCTGATGTcttggttggggggaggagacgggagtgtgggacggggggggggagagtcctactttcctctctcagtccacgccccaacccccacaccccctcgccGATCACCGCAGAGGTTTCACGCTCGCTTCGCCGGGGTTTCTGTCTCGTTCTGTGCGATAACACCGTCTCGGCTTGCCTCCTCCTTGCTGTCTTGTGTCTCCTTaatcagccccttcccctccctccacgcctccctctccccctaccctactgtccttcccccttccttcatctccttctcgggaccccacccccccttccctcatctcctttccggttacctccctcccccgctacgcctccctccctccccctaccgtcTTTTACCCCCTCCTTCATATCCTTACcgcttacccccccctccccccccaccgccgcctccctcaccctaccgatcttcccccctccttcatctccttcccgctaacccccctccctccgctacgcctccctccctccccctccagatcTTCCCTCATACTTCATCTCCTTCccgctatcccccctcccccaccgcctccctccctccccctccagatcttcccccatccttcatctccttcccgcttaacccccctccccccacccccaccgcctccctccccctccagatcatcccccatccttcatctccttcccgctaccccccccccgttatgcctccctccctcccccctaccgatCTTCCCTCATACTTCATCTCCTTcccggtaacccccccccccaccgccgcctccctccccctccagatcTTCCCTCATACTTCATCTCCTTCCCgctaacgccccccccccaccgccgcctccctccccctccagatcTTCCCTCATACTTCATCTCCTTActgctaacccccctccctccccctaccgatcttcccccatcctccatctccttccctctacccccctcccccccccgcccccccaacttCTTTCGCGACGTCACCTCCTCCTTGTGTTTACCTCGCCGGCCGTTCTCCCGTCGCGCGGATTACCTCATAACCCTCCTCGCCTCATCCCGCCTCTGCCTCATTTTACGCTCGCTGCATCCTACAACGTCAGagtcaactccccctccctctcctcactcctcttctttcttcctctcctccttcccatcttccttcccttctctcatcttcctcctccatcacgcCACTCATTtcactctttcgttctttcgtccgaattctctctcgttctcctcttcttctcctccttcccatcttccttcccttctctcctcttcctcctccatcacaccAAGCATTGCctctttcgtccttttcttccgaattctctctcgttcttttcccttctccttcgcctaTCTGTTAAATGatttctcttttccatccctctccctcaccctcgctatctctctccctcaaccctccttcttttGCCTTATtcgccattcctctctcttttccctctctctccctcatcctcactatccccctccttcaaccccccgttcttttccctttctccttcgccattcctttctcttttccttctctgtccctcaccctcactatctctctccctcaacccccttcttTTGCCTTCTTCGcaattcctctcttttccctctctctcttccctctctccctgcccttcactatccccctccctctaccctccctccgccAACCCTCCCCCAATCAGCTCCTCTTGCTTACCTTCTCTCTGCTGCAACGCCCATCCGCCCTTGCGTCAACACACACGCCTCTTGCAATATCGCCTCACGCCCACCTCGCTCCGTGCAACACGCCCAAGGCTTGCATATGGTTGCTACGCAGATGCAGGCCCTTTGGTCGCTGTGTGTTAAGTCGAAGCTTCTCTCCACGTAGCTTAGGTTGGTGTGTTGAgtattcgtttgttttatttcattgtatGTGCTTTGTGTTAAATATTcggttgttttatttcattttatgtgCTTTGTGGGAATATTCatatgttttatttaattttatggtGCTTTGTGttggatattcatttgttttatttcattttatgtgCTTTGTGTTAAAGTGTTAAATGTGTAGTGATTTTTTGGGGCGAAAGGTAGCCCCCTTTATCACAAGGCAAATATTTCGGAAACGCTAGCATTTTTCCCCTATTTTATGACGCCATATGCAGATGACGTCACGAAATACTCGACCAAACCATTCCAATTCGACACGGAATTGATTTGTTGTTCCCgtcgggcagggggggggagggggggggactggggcGTTCCAACCCGCGTAATGGCACTTAACATCCAGACgtcaactctccccctccccccctcctctccattccccaacCCCTACTCGTGCTCCGACTCCTACTCCAAGTCCTACTCCTGCCCCCAATCCGATCCCTCTGCGCGTGGCACCGAAGTTCCGCGAGGGGTAGACAcactgcactcactcactcacgcacacatactcattcacacacttattcactcatttactcacgcacacatactcattcacatacatattcactcattcactcactcactcattcactcacgcacacatactcattcattcactcattcacacacttactcattcacttactcactcactcattcactcacccatttACTCcctcattcacagacacacacacacacacacacacacacacacacacacacacacacacacacacacacacacacacacacacacacacacacacacacacacacacacacactgcacgctCTACTGCCAGTGTAAACTCAAAACAAGATCTAACTCCCCTCACGCGACACCTAAATGGGTAAGTTTGGCGCATAAACTGATGGtgtacaccccccttcccctcagagcccccgccccctcccccatccccacctccaagCTGTAAGAAGTTtttcagagaagagaagaatgggagaggggagaaggggagtagctagaagagagagtaaggggggaagggaaggggaaagggagaggggagagccaagaagagagtagggggagaagggaggggaaggggagaggctaggagagagagtaattgaagaggggagagggtagagtttaagagggggagggaaggggagaggggagaggttagaagagtggggggaagggaaggggagaggttagaagagtggggggaagggaagaggagaggggagtggttagAAGAGTGGGGGGAAGcggcgaggcgaggggagagcgGACACCTaacgggaaaagggggagaaagaagcgaaaggaaggaaaacagttTGAAAACATTCGGGGTGATGGACAGGCTCTGGGTAGacagagtgggaaggaaagaaagaaaaagaaagagagaaaggagaaagaaaaagagatagaaagaaatagaggaagaaggaaagagagagatagagaaagaagaagaaagaggaagaaagataaaggaaaaaaaaagaaaaagaaagagagaggaagagagagagagaaaaaagataaaagtcagACAAAGGAGTGATAATCCCCAgtcccattccccacccctcttttttttcaggaaagtagagggaagtggagaggagggggacaaaCACGAGATAGCGGGCGCCCCGACTCTTGGGAGTTAATTAAGGTGATATCAAACACCAGGGAGGGATCAGCGCAGACACCCTTCCCAATTAAACTGATAATAAGTTTTTATCGGAGAGCTTGATCGCCTATTTTTCCCCCGCCGGAGGCCCATCAGGCGCCGGCGAGCTACGTAACGATGGCGGAGTTTTCGTTCTCGGAagttggagggcgaggtggagggttGATTCTCGGagttggagggcgaggtggaggttTGATTCTCGAagttggagggcgaggtggagggttGATTCTCGGagttggagggcgaggtggagggttGATTCTCGGagttggagggcgaggtggagggttGATTCTCGGagttggagggcgaggtggaggttTGATTCTCGAagttggagggcgaggtggagggttGATTCTCGGagttggagggcgaggtggaggttTGATTCTCGAagttggagggcgaggtggagggttGATTCTCGGagttggagggcgaggtggaggttTGATTCTCGAagttggagggcgaggtggagggttGATTCTCGAAGTTGGAGGGCGAGGTGAAGTTTTCATCTTCGAAGTTTGAGGGCGAGGTGATTTTCATCCTCGAAGTTGGAGGGCAAGGCGGTTTTCATCCTCGAAGTTGGAGGGCGAGTTTTCGTTCTCGGAagttggagggcgaggtggaggttTGATTCTCGAagttggagggcgaggtggaggttTGATTCTCGAAGTTGGAAGTGGCGTCTCTCGATGCTCTCCTTCGTCTGAGAtcggattttttttgggggaggattTTGCAGCTTCTCGAGGAGGACCTTGTTGGGGTGTGGGTTTCTGATTTAAGGCTTGGggatttttgtgtctgtttgtatgtttattttttttgtgtgtgtgtttgtttcttttattttttattttttttctaatatattttttatatattgttattgatattcgaTGGGTAACCGTAGTCTTTGTGGTTTTTAaaattctgtttctttgtttgttttctaatgTTTTTAATAACGTTAAtttgtgttttaatgtttttttttttaatattgctgtttattttttggttttctaattttctttatttgtctcgtTGCAGGTATGTGTGTAAAGGAGAGACGACATTGTGGGTTGCTGTTGGTCGTAAGTAAAATACTTGATGTTCTTATTTTAGTTGAAAAATATCTATGAGAAAACGAGGATGTTACACGTTAAGGACGTGTACGAAGAATGAGAAATACGGGAGAAGTCACGTCTTAGAAATGCGTAcgaggaataagaaagggaataagaataagaataagtccCTTCATTGAAATTTGAATGAGAAATGAGAGTTCGCATCTTGGAAAATAAGTATTCGAGATAAGAAAGAAGTTAAGAATGTGAGAGACGAGAAAGACGTCACATCGAGAAAGCATCGGTTTTGCGGCACCAGAAAGCCCGCCGTGTAAATCTACGGTAAATAAACCCACATTTAACATACGAAAGGATCGGAGACTGTGCACCCCGTACCCGagctcacgcccacgcccgtgcAGGAAGTCAGGGGTGGTAAATTAGGGACTAAAGTAATACCAGAGTAGATTATTCtcattttatgtcttttttttcctgaatataaatgaaaatacgtAGACCACCCCCTTgtaatgcgattttttttttttttttttttttttgctttttttttaggtgtgtgtTTGCTAATTTGCATAATTTATTTATCGTGGGGGTACCCGTGAGATTCAAAGACCTCTTCACGTACCTCAGCACTCCTACTTATTCATGCTGATAATCGTTATTATAAACAGGGTAGTTGCAGTTTTTTGAGTTGTCATGTCTCATTTGCATATTATAATTAGGCAtagtgtgggggtaggggtttccggggaggggggggggttgcctgaGACTGgagcaagaggggaggaggaggaggagggggaggggggtgcaaaaggcctttcatttttgttttgtttgtcttttttgttggaAGTTTCAAGGTTTTGTGATAGAATTTGGAAGTGAGTTTTGATCACGGCTTTTCAAGgttagcaatacacacacacacacacacacacacacacacacacacacacacacacacacacacacacacacacacacacacacacacacacacacacacacacacaaacacaaacacacacatacacgtttatatgtatgtatgcatgtacacaaaaACGCGGTGTCACTTACTCTGAGAATTCCCCTCGTAATCTGGTGAAAAAATTGGAAAAGCCggtgaaagagatggagaagaggaggaggaggaggagagagggatgggggaggtggaggagggcgaggagtatggggagagagaggaggagaggagagagaagaagagagtagaggaaaggaaaggagagaagagaagaaaagaaaagatagggaaggagatggacagagaagagagaaaaggagggatgagaagagaagaaaagaaggagagagagaggagaggaaaggagagatgagaagagaagaaaagatggggaagggagatgaagagggagtggagaaattgggaaaggggaaaaggagagggggaatgggggggggggggggggaaggcataTTGCAGCAAGGTCGGACTGCCAGACCCTATGGCTTCAAAATGCCGTCGCTGGGTTCGTCGTGGTGTTGATGCTGGTGTTGTTTATGTTGGTGTTGATGGTCATTCtggtgttgtttgtgtttatactggtgtttgtgtttatgttggtgttggtggtctTTCAGGGGTTGATGCTGGTGTTTCTGGTTTTGATGCTggtgatgtttatgttaatgttgtttgtttttatactgGTGTTTGTGTTGATGCTGGTGTTGTTAGTGCTGATTCTGGTGTTTCTGGTGTTGATGCTGGTGTTGCTGGACGCGCTGAGTGTGTCCTCTATGCTCTGGTTCCCCCGCTGGCCGCCGCTGGGACGTCTCGGGAATTCTgcgtacatggacacacacacacgtacactcgcatacttacacacactcacacttaacaTTCATACTCACGCTCACATGAA from Penaeus vannamei isolate JL-2024 unplaced genomic scaffold, ASM4276789v1 unanchor4954, whole genome shotgun sequence encodes:
- the LOC138861367 gene encoding submandibular gland secretory Glx-rich protein CB-like — its product is MKITSPSNFEDENFTSPSNFENQPSTSPSNFENQTSTSPSNSENQPSTSPSNFENQTSTSPSNSENQPSTSPSNFENQTSTSPSNSENQPSTSPSNSENQPSTSPSNSENQPSTSPSNFENQTSTSPSNSENQPSTSPSNFRERKLRHRYVARRRLMGLRRGKNRRSSSPIKTYYQFNWEGCLR